In Dehalogenimonas etheniformans, one genomic interval encodes:
- a CDS encoding histone deacetylase family protein, producing MSIIGYVFHPSYLLHDTGYGHPESAARLESVMDYLKSSGLLDRLVKVEAHRATGDEISLVHIPIYKEKINLICSSGGGSLDADTILSTESCNAAEYAAGGAVTAVEAVMGGNVGKCFGLVRPPGHHAFADRGSGFCIYNNIAIAARFARQKYGLTRIAILDFDVHHGNGTQSTFNNDPATMYVSVHQSPHYPGSGSIDDIGIGGASGTKVNIPLPAGSGNAEYTSIYNDIVMPAVRRFKPELILVSAGYDAHRDDPLAGMKLTESGYAAIASRICILADELCSGKAVFCLEGGYNLDALARSVAVTFRVLLGEPAELEMAMEPLEYNFGAPDISGIIAKLKRIHHIE from the coding sequence ATGAGTATCATCGGCTACGTGTTCCACCCTTCCTACCTCCTCCATGACACCGGCTACGGCCATCCCGAGTCCGCCGCGCGCCTGGAATCGGTGATGGATTACCTGAAATCGTCCGGTCTTCTCGACAGATTAGTCAAAGTCGAAGCCCATCGCGCAACCGGCGATGAAATTTCCCTTGTGCATATTCCGATATATAAAGAAAAAATCAACTTGATCTGCTCTTCCGGCGGAGGTAGCCTCGACGCCGACACAATTCTTTCGACTGAATCCTGTAATGCCGCGGAATATGCCGCCGGAGGCGCTGTGACGGCTGTAGAGGCGGTCATGGGTGGGAATGTAGGGAAATGCTTTGGCCTGGTCCGCCCGCCCGGCCATCACGCCTTCGCCGATAGGGGATCAGGATTTTGCATCTATAATAACATCGCCATCGCGGCACGGTTCGCCCGGCAAAAGTATGGTCTTACGCGGATCGCCATCCTCGATTTCGACGTCCACCACGGCAACGGCACCCAGTCCACCTTCAATAACGACCCGGCCACGATGTACGTGTCGGTTCACCAGTCGCCCCACTACCCCGGAAGCGGCAGCATCGATGATATCGGGATCGGCGGCGCGAGTGGCACCAAGGTCAACATTCCGCTTCCCGCCGGCAGCGGCAACGCGGAGTATACTTCGATCTACAATGATATCGTGATGCCGGCTGTCAGGCGTTTCAAACCTGAGTTGATCCTGGTCTCCGCTGGCTACGATGCTCACCGCGACGACCCGTTAGCGGGGATGAAACTGACCGAATCAGGCTATGCGGCGATTGCGTCGAGGATTTGTATTCTGGCGGATGAACTGTGCTCTGGTAAAGCCGTTTTCTGCCTCGAGGGCGGCTACAACCTTGATGCCCTCGCCAGATCGGTCGCGGTGACTTTCAGGGTTTTACTAGGAGAACCTGCCGAACTGGAAATGGCGATGGAACCTTTGGAATACAACTTCGGTGCACCGGACATTTCGGGGATCATTGCCAAACTCAAGAGGATTCATCACATTGAATAG
- a CDS encoding CCA tRNA nucleotidyltransferase has protein sequence MTPSSNFISVSNPSQLEIIKAVAGVAAVQNVEAAIVGGFIRDSLLGRPVRDLDLAIEGNGRLFAEALAAKLGASMFILHSEAGMYRITLTGQAFDQIDVSEVDGNLGDDLMRRDFTVDAMGASITLPALNNNQMEIVDPSNGLVDIGQKILRAVSPDVFKSDPARLLRGVRLAAELGFTIESATERLIAENAALCENVAGERTREDLVKLFSLPSAGPAIEYLDRLGLLTRIFPELEPSRGVDQPIEHSWDVLGHQMKTVEALDWVLRRGYWPYAPTGAQELVPWTRAVQSYFESGVNSGASRIALTRLAALIHDIAKPETKTQAPNGRVRFYGHPARGAETAVSMLSRLRFSQREIKFVAAMVELHMRPTQMGPDSIQPTPKAVYRFHRDAGDAAVATLYLSLADHLAARGPTLQLDNFAEHVKIVAYVLSERERQKSKEPQRLIDGNELQSRFGLKPGPELGKILDEIVEAQATGEISTREEGLELAKRLIEAAKS, from the coding sequence ATGACGCCTTCATCAAATTTTATTTCGGTTTCGAATCCCAGCCAGCTTGAGATCATCAAGGCCGTTGCCGGAGTTGCCGCTGTTCAGAATGTTGAAGCGGCCATCGTTGGGGGATTCATCCGGGACAGCCTGCTCGGCCGGCCTGTCCGGGACTTGGACTTGGCAATAGAAGGCAATGGCCGGCTGTTCGCCGAAGCCCTGGCGGCGAAACTTGGCGCCTCGATGTTCATCCTCCATTCAGAAGCCGGGATGTACCGTATAACACTTACCGGGCAGGCATTCGATCAAATAGACGTCTCTGAAGTCGACGGCAACCTGGGCGATGACCTGATGCGCCGGGATTTCACCGTTGACGCGATGGGGGCCTCGATTACTTTGCCGGCGCTCAATAACAACCAGATGGAGATCGTCGATCCTTCAAACGGCCTTGTTGACATTGGACAAAAAATTCTGCGCGCCGTCTCTCCGGACGTTTTCAAAAGCGATCCTGCCCGGCTACTGCGCGGTGTGCGGCTGGCCGCCGAACTCGGCTTCACTATTGAATCGGCGACCGAGCGTCTAATAGCCGAAAACGCCGCACTTTGCGAAAATGTGGCCGGAGAACGGACCCGGGAGGACCTGGTCAAGCTGTTTTCGCTGCCGTCAGCAGGACCGGCGATCGAGTACCTCGATCGGCTCGGCCTCCTCACGCGTATTTTCCCTGAACTTGAGCCATCCCGGGGAGTCGACCAGCCCATCGAGCACTCCTGGGACGTCCTGGGGCACCAGATGAAGACGGTGGAAGCCCTCGATTGGGTCCTGCGCCGCGGCTATTGGCCTTACGCCCCCACCGGAGCCCAGGAACTTGTGCCCTGGACGAGAGCGGTTCAAAGCTATTTTGAATCCGGAGTGAATTCCGGGGCCAGCCGGATAGCCTTGACCCGCCTGGCCGCTTTGATCCATGACATCGCCAAGCCTGAGACTAAGACTCAGGCGCCCAACGGCCGGGTGCGGTTCTACGGGCATCCCGCCCGCGGCGCCGAAACGGCGGTCTCGATGCTGTCGCGGCTGCGTTTTTCACAGAGGGAGATCAAATTCGTCGCCGCCATGGTCGAGCTGCACATGCGACCCACCCAGATGGGCCCGGACTCGATCCAGCCGACACCGAAGGCGGTCTACCGGTTCCACCGGGATGCGGGTGATGCCGCAGTCGCCACGCTCTATTTAAGCCTGGCAGACCATCTGGCGGCGCGGGGACCAACCCTTCAGCTTGATAACTTCGCCGAACATGTTAAAATAGTGGCCTATGTCTTGTCCGAGCGCGAGCGGCAGAAGTCTAAAGAACCGCAACGGCTGATCGACGGCAATGAACTGCAATCGAGATTCGGCCTGAAGCCCGGACCTGAACTGGGCAAAATACTGGATGAAATTGTTGAAGCGCAGGCGACAGGCGAGATCAGCACGCGCGAAGAGGGACTTGAGTTAGCCAAACGCCTGATTGAAGCCGCAAAAAGCTGA
- the secD gene encoding protein translocase subunit SecD translates to MKKHLPGFIVILILFVLSALVVLPTGKGVLFGKPIQLGLDLQGGLHLVYQADLSDVADSEKNNVLSGVVSVISNRVNPLGVSEPNIAQQGADRIVVDLPGTALSDAQKQRIGSTALLVFGELVTGDEAFTWENALGKWKPATDTGTADGKVLDSSYFKNNTFLTTNSQTGAVLLNFEWTDEGAKISEAVTTRMLGKRLGIFEGDTTLLGDDGMPVAPTVNAVITDKGVIEGLSISEAQLLSKQLNAGRLPVPLTIIYQNTVSPVLGSDFVHLSYLAGIVGVLLVMAFMIFFYRLPGFLASLALLFYVVLILAIYKLVPVTLSLPGIGGFILSIGMAVDANVLIFERMKDELRAKRTLGAAIEAGFSRAWSAIWDSNITTLIVCGILVWVGATVTGGEKVQGFALTLGIGVIASMFTAIMVTRTFLRMIIGTNVTKNLNLFTTESGDRNA, encoded by the coding sequence ATGAAAAAACACCTTCCCGGTTTTATCGTCATCCTTATCCTATTCGTGCTTTCGGCTCTGGTCGTCCTGCCGACCGGAAAGGGTGTCCTGTTCGGCAAGCCGATCCAGCTCGGCCTCGATCTTCAGGGCGGTCTGCACCTGGTATATCAAGCTGATCTATCCGATGTGGCCGATTCCGAAAAGAACAACGTGTTGAGCGGCGTAGTCTCGGTCATATCCAACCGGGTGAATCCGCTCGGCGTCAGCGAACCGAACATCGCCCAACAGGGCGCCGACCGCATCGTCGTCGACCTGCCGGGCACCGCCCTTTCGGACGCACAGAAACAGCGTATCGGCTCTACGGCTCTCCTTGTTTTCGGTGAATTGGTCACCGGCGATGAGGCCTTCACCTGGGAGAACGCACTGGGTAAATGGAAACCGGCCACCGACACCGGAACAGCCGACGGCAAGGTGCTGGATTCCAGCTATTTCAAGAACAACACTTTCCTGACCACCAACAGCCAGACCGGCGCAGTGCTATTGAACTTCGAATGGACCGACGAAGGCGCCAAGATCAGCGAAGCCGTAACCACGAGGATGCTGGGGAAGCGCCTTGGTATTTTCGAGGGCGACACCACGTTGCTGGGTGATGACGGCATGCCTGTGGCTCCCACCGTCAACGCGGTCATCACCGACAAGGGCGTCATCGAGGGACTTTCCATCAGCGAAGCCCAACTCCTGTCGAAACAACTTAACGCGGGCCGCTTGCCGGTGCCGCTGACCATCATTTATCAAAATACCGTCTCACCGGTCCTCGGATCCGATTTCGTTCACCTGTCGTACCTGGCCGGCATTGTCGGCGTCCTGCTGGTCATGGCCTTCATGATCTTCTTCTACCGGCTGCCGGGTTTCCTGGCCAGCCTGGCATTGCTGTTTTATGTGGTGCTCATCCTGGCCATATACAAACTGGTGCCGGTCACCCTGTCCTTGCCCGGCATCGGCGGTTTCATCCTCTCCATCGGTATGGCGGTCGACGCTAATGTCCTCATCTTCGAACGCATGAAGGATGAACTCCGAGCCAAACGCACCCTGGGCGCGGCCATCGAAGCCGGCTTCTCCAGAGCATGGAGCGCCATCTGGGATTCCAACATCACCACCCTTATCGTCTGCGGCATCCTGGTCTGGGTCGGCGCCACCGTCACCGGCGGCGAAAAGGTCCAGGGGTTCGCCCTGACGCTGGGCATCGGCGTTATCGCCAGCATGTTCACCGCCATCATGGTTACCCGCACCTTCCTGCGGATGATCATCGGCACCAACGTGACCAAGAACTTGAACCTGTTCACCACTGAATCGGGAGACCGCAATGCCTAA
- the trmD gene encoding tRNA (guanosine(37)-N1)-methyltransferase TrmD, producing MRIDILTLFPEMFAGPFSESILKRASDKGLIEIRLYQIRDYTHDKHHVVDDTPYGGGAGMVMKPGPVVEAIEAVKGLSGDEARVILLSPSGRLFNEAIAADLASKPRLILIAGHYEGFDERVRAFIDDELSIGDYVLSGGEIPAMVIVDAVSRLVPGVLGSEESQVEESHSQGLLEYPHYTRPPEFRGLPVPEVLLSGNHAKIAKWRRKESLKRTFEHRPDLMENVTLSKTDQKLLAEIKSESDSEMRERLAEPEA from the coding sequence ATGCGTATAGACATACTGACGTTATTCCCGGAGATGTTCGCTGGACCGTTTTCAGAAAGCATTCTGAAACGCGCCTCTGACAAAGGATTGATAGAGATCCGCCTCTATCAGATCAGGGACTACACCCATGATAAGCACCACGTCGTCGACGATACTCCCTATGGCGGGGGCGCCGGTATGGTGATGAAACCCGGCCCGGTCGTCGAGGCGATCGAGGCGGTTAAAGGTCTTTCCGGCGACGAAGCGAGGGTGATACTTCTTTCTCCCTCCGGGCGCTTGTTTAATGAGGCCATCGCGGCCGATCTGGCCTCAAAGCCCCGCCTTATCTTAATCGCCGGGCACTATGAAGGGTTCGACGAGCGGGTGAGAGCTTTTATCGACGATGAACTCAGCATCGGGGACTACGTACTCTCCGGGGGCGAGATCCCGGCGATGGTAATAGTGGACGCCGTATCCCGCCTTGTTCCGGGTGTGCTTGGGTCGGAAGAATCACAGGTGGAAGAATCCCATAGCCAGGGACTCCTGGAATATCCGCACTACACCCGCCCCCCGGAATTTCGAGGTTTGCCGGTACCGGAGGTGCTTCTTTCGGGAAATCACGCGAAGATCGCCAAATGGCGTCGGAAAGAATCTTTGAAACGTACATTCGAGCACAGGCCGGACCTGATGGAGAATGTAACTCTTTCCAAAACCGACCAAAAACTCCTCGCCGAGATCAAATCCGAATCGGATTCGGAAATGAGAGAACGCCTTGCCGAGCCCGAGGCGTAG
- a CDS encoding SAM hydrolase/SAM-dependent halogenase family protein, with protein sequence MSGIITLTTDFGDTSGYAAALKGVILGIAPDVQIVDISHQIAPQNIFEAAFLLSTVYRCFPHYTVHLVVVDPGVGTDRKIIALKTSEGKFIGPDNGVLSYAVKNYVRDAAITSSSLLQGELSNGAKAVTVTNSPHFRHPVSDTFHGRDIMAPVAAMLSKGFELTAFGEPLERLTMLDLPQAVKEPGGTVIGHIILIDRFGNMITDVRESDLPQGGELRLELGKKVVSGLKKTYSEGIGLMALIGSSGYLEIAVNGGSAAAVTNLKVGDVVKVFSKQSSRISCL encoded by the coding sequence ATGTCCGGAATAATCACCCTGACTACCGACTTTGGCGATACGAGCGGCTACGCCGCCGCCTTGAAGGGCGTCATCCTGGGTATTGCCCCGGACGTCCAGATTGTCGATATCAGCCATCAGATTGCCCCGCAGAACATCTTCGAGGCTGCGTTCCTCCTCTCAACCGTCTACCGCTGTTTTCCGCATTACACCGTCCACCTGGTCGTGGTCGATCCCGGCGTCGGTACCGACCGCAAGATCATCGCCTTAAAAACATCGGAGGGCAAGTTCATCGGTCCCGATAACGGAGTATTATCTTACGCCGTTAAAAACTACGTCCGGGATGCCGCCATAACCTCCAGTAGTTTGCTCCAGGGAGAACTCTCGAACGGCGCCAAAGCGGTAACGGTGACCAATAGTCCCCATTTCCGGCATCCTGTATCCGACACTTTTCACGGCCGGGATATCATGGCGCCGGTAGCCGCGATGCTTTCGAAAGGATTCGAATTGACCGCCTTCGGTGAACCGCTTGAGAGATTGACCATGCTGGATCTGCCACAAGCCGTAAAGGAGCCCGGCGGGACGGTTATCGGTCATATTATTCTCATCGATAGGTTCGGCAACATGATCACTGATGTCCGAGAGAGTGATCTGCCGCAGGGCGGCGAACTGCGCCTCGAATTGGGCAAAAAAGTCGTGAGCGGCTTGAAGAAGACCTATTCTGAAGGCATTGGCTTGATGGCTCTGATCGGATCATCAGGCTACCTGGAGATTGCGGTTAATGGTGGAAGCGCTGCGGCGGTAACTAATCTCAAGGTTGGGGACGTCGTCAAAGTATTCTCTAAACAAAGTTCTCGGATTTCGTGCTTATAA
- the rplS gene encoding 50S ribosomal protein L19, with protein MRIDELVPPAVKAEFPDINPGDTVKVHCRIVEGDKERIQVFQGIVLRKRAGTDGGNFTVRRLSYGVGVERIFPFASPLVAKIEMTRRGRVRRAKLYYLRALSGKAARIKEGERENAT; from the coding sequence ATGAGAATCGATGAATTAGTGCCACCGGCCGTCAAAGCCGAATTTCCGGATATCAACCCCGGCGATACTGTCAAGGTGCACTGCCGGATCGTTGAAGGTGACAAAGAGCGCATCCAAGTCTTCCAGGGTATCGTCCTGCGCAAGAGGGCTGGGACCGATGGCGGTAACTTCACCGTCCGCCGCCTTTCGTATGGCGTCGGCGTCGAGCGCATTTTCCCGTTTGCCTCGCCGCTTGTCGCCAAGATCGAGATGACCCGCCGCGGCCGTGTCCGCCGCGCCAAGCTCTACTACCTGCGCGCCCTCTCCGGCAAAGCCGCTCGCATCAAGGAAGGCGAGCGCGAAAACGCTACCTAA
- a CDS encoding cation diffusion facilitator family transporter has protein sequence MSGASRVAAISVGSNSLLIFLKLIVGFVTGSVSILAEAIHSSIDLLAAIIAFFGLRAAGKPADREHQFGHGKWENVSGSVEAVLIFVAAIWIIYEAIKKIMHGVEVELLGWGIAVMAVSVIVNILVSRNLFKQAKVHDSIALEADGQHLRTDVITSLGVLVGLALVQFTGLKILDPIVAIGVALIIVKAAWDILKKSFGGIIDTGLPPEEEKIIVDTLAEHKGQLVDFHEIRTRKSGAERFVDLHLVMPGALSVEEAHKMCDHLEADLKRRLPRLEITLHVEPCDDSCKSCEMSCEARRTETT, from the coding sequence ATGAGCGGTGCAAGCCGCGTCGCCGCTATTTCGGTCGGCTCCAACTCGCTTCTGATCTTCCTGAAGCTGATCGTCGGGTTTGTTACCGGATCGGTTTCGATACTGGCCGAGGCGATCCATTCCTCGATCGACCTCCTGGCGGCCATCATCGCCTTTTTCGGCCTCCGCGCCGCGGGCAAGCCCGCCGACCGGGAGCACCAGTTCGGCCACGGCAAATGGGAGAACGTCTCCGGCAGCGTCGAGGCGGTCCTTATTTTCGTGGCCGCCATCTGGATCATCTACGAAGCGATCAAGAAGATAATGCATGGCGTCGAGGTCGAACTCCTCGGCTGGGGTATCGCCGTCATGGCGGTATCGGTGATAGTGAATATTTTGGTCAGCCGCAACCTGTTCAAGCAGGCCAAGGTCCATGATTCGATAGCTCTCGAGGCGGACGGCCAGCACCTCCGCACCGATGTCATCACCTCGCTCGGCGTCCTGGTAGGACTAGCCCTTGTCCAGTTCACCGGCCTCAAAATCCTCGATCCCATCGTTGCCATAGGGGTCGCGCTCATCATCGTCAAGGCTGCCTGGGATATTCTTAAAAAGTCATTCGGAGGCATCATCGACACCGGGCTGCCACCGGAGGAAGAGAAAATTATTGTCGATACGCTGGCGGAGCACAAGGGACAGCTTGTAGATTTCCATGAGATCCGTACCCGCAAGTCCGGCGCCGAACGCTTCGTCGACCTGCACTTAGTGATGCCGGGGGCGCTTTCGGTCGAGGAAGCTCACAAGATGTGCGACCACCTGGAGGCGGACTTAAAACGCCGCTTGCCACGCCTGGAAATAACCCTCCACGTCGAACCGTGCGACGATTCCTGCAAGTCCTGCGAGATGTCCTGTGAGGCAAGGCGGACCGAGACCACTTAG
- the priA gene encoding replication restart helicase PriA → MPYAEVSVNSPAAGRSAYSYELPAGLTVRPGQAVLVPFGPRVLQGIVVEVSETPRFDDTRQLSGIIDPPLCLTPQQLTVGMWISRHYLAPLFPSLALWLPPGFERSAESVFTRSGLDIGEIPLSDLESNFLATLDTRVPTDQKTLEKRFGKVAAQKAIRHLLGHGLIERRYRLQAIKVKPRLEKIAHLRIDTEKAQQAAAGLLKRSPKQSAVLRFLANSRGRLSVTEIRREFGEVNAILSALVNKKLIEISMEESRRNPRLPAAVELPMAHTLTPAQSAAVSVVTAGIDEAKGEAFLLHGVTGSGKTEVYLHAANYALKQGKQVVVLVPEISLTHQIIERFTARFPGRVAVLHSKLSLGERFDQWRGIAEGDYDIVIGPRSALFAPFTNPGLIVIDEEHEWAYKQQDTPPLYHAREVARRLALETGAALLLGSATPDIETYNKAERGEYRLLELPDRLTPHPSAPLPPVTLIDMRDELKSGNLSIFSRKLKAEMESALKNGEQVILFFNRRGGATFIQCRDCGEVLKCRHCRLPLGFHPVENRLVCHHCNAQYRVPTVCPVCKGSRIKFIGLGTQKLEEETKKEFSGARVLRWDSDAARGKDSGYQIFDDFRAGKADILIGTQVVARGLDLPRVGLVGVINADTALNLPDFRAGERTFQLLLQVAGRAGRGEFPGRVVVQSYQPSHYAIAAAVAHDFKTFYQKELEYRKILGYPPFNKLAVLTVQHLNEADGLQLAHDLKKTLELERDSTGVSGIEFIGPAPAFIPRRRGKYRWQVIVKGRNIVEFLSKTNLSSSIGVDIDPLGLD, encoded by the coding sequence TTGCCTTACGCCGAGGTCAGCGTTAATTCCCCAGCCGCCGGGCGCAGCGCGTATAGCTACGAACTGCCTGCCGGCCTAACCGTCCGTCCCGGTCAGGCGGTTCTGGTCCCTTTCGGCCCCCGTGTTCTCCAGGGCATAGTAGTCGAGGTTTCAGAAACCCCGAGGTTCGACGACACCCGCCAACTCTCCGGCATCATCGATCCACCGTTATGTTTGACTCCCCAACAGCTAACCGTTGGCATGTGGATCAGCCGGCATTACCTGGCGCCGCTTTTCCCCTCTTTGGCTTTATGGCTGCCACCTGGTTTTGAACGCTCCGCGGAATCAGTTTTTACACGTTCCGGGCTGGACATTGGCGAAATCCCCCTCTCCGATCTCGAAAGCAACTTCCTGGCCACCCTAGACACCAGAGTTCCGACCGATCAAAAAACCCTGGAAAAACGTTTCGGCAAAGTTGCGGCTCAGAAAGCGATAAGGCACCTATTGGGGCATGGCTTGATAGAGCGCCGGTACAGGCTGCAGGCGATAAAAGTTAAACCCAGGCTGGAAAAGATTGCTCATTTAAGAATAGATACTGAAAAGGCACAACAGGCAGCCGCAGGGCTGTTAAAAAGATCTCCAAAACAATCGGCAGTCCTCCGGTTCCTGGCTAACTCGCGCGGACGCCTCTCTGTCACCGAGATTCGACGTGAATTTGGCGAAGTCAATGCCATTCTTTCAGCCCTTGTGAACAAAAAGCTCATCGAAATCTCTATGGAGGAATCGCGCCGTAATCCGCGACTTCCGGCGGCCGTAGAATTGCCGATGGCGCATACCCTGACCCCCGCCCAATCGGCCGCCGTTTCCGTGGTGACAGCAGGCATCGATGAAGCCAAAGGAGAAGCATTTTTGCTCCACGGCGTGACCGGGTCAGGCAAGACCGAGGTCTATCTCCACGCCGCCAACTACGCCTTGAAACAGGGCAAGCAGGTTGTGGTGCTGGTGCCGGAGATTTCCCTGACTCACCAGATCATCGAGCGTTTCACCGCCCGGTTTCCTGGCCGGGTAGCCGTGCTGCATAGTAAGCTGTCGCTGGGAGAGCGTTTCGACCAGTGGCGAGGTATCGCCGAGGGTGACTACGACATCGTCATCGGTCCGCGAAGCGCCCTCTTCGCCCCGTTCACAAATCCGGGGCTCATTGTGATCGACGAAGAGCATGAATGGGCTTACAAGCAGCAGGATACGCCGCCCCTTTATCACGCCCGCGAGGTCGCTCGCCGCCTGGCTCTGGAGACCGGCGCGGCGCTCCTCCTGGGATCGGCAACGCCCGATATCGAAACCTACAACAAAGCCGAGCGTGGCGAGTATCGCCTGCTGGAGTTGCCCGACCGCCTGACTCCCCACCCCTCGGCGCCGCTTCCGCCGGTGACGCTTATCGACATGCGCGATGAGTTGAAGAGCGGCAACCTCTCCATTTTCAGCCGCAAATTGAAGGCCGAGATGGAGTCTGCCCTCAAAAACGGCGAACAGGTTATCCTCTTTTTCAACCGCCGCGGCGGCGCTACTTTCATCCAGTGCCGGGATTGCGGGGAGGTCCTGAAGTGCCGTCACTGCCGCCTGCCTTTAGGCTTTCACCCGGTTGAGAACCGCCTGGTCTGTCACCATTGCAACGCCCAGTATAGAGTCCCAACAGTGTGTCCCGTCTGCAAAGGCAGCCGGATCAAGTTTATCGGCCTCGGAACCCAGAAACTGGAAGAAGAAACGAAGAAGGAATTCTCCGGAGCCAGGGTTCTGCGTTGGGACTCCGACGCTGCCCGCGGCAAAGACTCAGGTTACCAGATCTTCGACGACTTCCGCGCCGGTAAAGCGGACATCCTGATCGGCACCCAGGTAGTCGCCCGCGGCCTTGATCTGCCGAGGGTTGGGCTGGTGGGGGTTATCAACGCGGATACGGCTCTCAACCTGCCGGATTTCCGGGCCGGGGAACGCACTTTTCAATTGCTTTTACAGGTGGCGGGGAGGGCGGGCCGAGGAGAATTTCCCGGGCGGGTCGTTGTCCAGAGCTACCAGCCCAGCCACTATGCCATAGCCGCCGCGGTGGCGCACGACTTCAAGACTTTTTACCAAAAAGAGCTGGAATACCGGAAAATCCTGGGTTATCCTCCGTTCAACAAACTGGCGGTCCTAACCGTCCAGCACCTTAACGAAGCCGACGGTTTGCAATTGGCGCACGATCTTAAAAAGACACTGGAACTGGAACGCGATTCCACCGGTGTCAGCGGCATTGAGTTTATTGGGCCGGCGCCGGCTTTCATACCCCGCCGCCGGGGTAAATATCGGTGGCAGGTCATCGTGAAAGGGCGAAACATCGTTGAGTTCCTATCGAAAACCAATCTATCTTCCAGCATCGGCGTTGACATTGATCCTCTAGGTTTGGACTGA
- the secF gene encoding protein translocase subunit SecF: MPNFIGKRNIFLIISGLLVIGSILSLAIFGLKSGIDFSAGSSLTVQFDSAPALADLNAKMRDLGHPEAVIQETGSGDFIIHISVITDAQKNDLEAGLETAFGTLSEQGFESIDPTIAGDTRKIAAGAIALAAVGILLYLTYAFRRMPKPLHYGTGAVIALLHDVVVVLGIFAILASIFGWEIDLVFVIGILAVLGYSVNNTVVIYDRIRENVLRGVAPTFEATVNRSVVETVVRSMNTSFTTIIAVLALMLFVGATVENLAIVMFIGILVGTYDSLFIAPAILVIWDNFDKRRLAPRVSRAGT, encoded by the coding sequence ATGCCTAACTTCATCGGCAAACGTAATATTTTTCTGATTATCTCGGGACTGCTGGTTATCGGCTCGATACTCAGCCTGGCGATTTTCGGGCTTAAATCGGGCATCGATTTCTCCGCCGGTTCATCGCTCACCGTCCAATTCGATTCCGCCCCAGCACTTGCCGATCTGAACGCCAAAATGCGTGACCTCGGCCACCCGGAAGCCGTCATCCAGGAGACGGGCAGCGGCGACTTCATCATCCACATCAGCGTTATCACCGATGCCCAGAAGAACGACCTGGAGGCTGGCTTGGAGACCGCCTTTGGCACACTCTCCGAGCAGGGTTTCGAGTCCATCGATCCCACCATCGCCGGGGACACCCGAAAAATCGCCGCAGGAGCTATTGCCCTGGCCGCGGTCGGCATCCTGCTGTACCTCACCTATGCCTTCAGGCGGATGCCCAAACCCTTGCATTACGGCACCGGCGCCGTCATTGCCCTGCTCCACGATGTCGTGGTCGTCCTGGGTATTTTCGCCATCCTGGCCAGTATTTTCGGCTGGGAAATAGACCTTGTTTTCGTCATCGGCATCCTGGCCGTCCTCGGCTACAGCGTCAACAACACCGTGGTGATCTACGACCGCATCCGGGAGAACGTGCTGCGTGGCGTGGCTCCCACTTTTGAAGCGACAGTCAACCGTAGCGTCGTCGAGACAGTGGTCAGGTCGATGAACACCTCCTTTACAACCATCATCGCCGTTCTAGCCCTCATGCTGTTCGTCGGCGCCACCGTCGAGAACCTGGCCATCGTCATGTTCATCGGCATCCTGGTCGGGACTTACGACTCTCTCTTCATTGCTCCTGCGATCCTCGTCATCTGGGATAATTTCGACAAAAGACGCCTTGCGCCCAGGGTTTCCCGGGCAGGAACCTAG